A stretch of Chaetodon auriga isolate fChaAug3 chromosome 21, fChaAug3.hap1, whole genome shotgun sequence DNA encodes these proteins:
- the LOC143314457 gene encoding uncharacterized protein LOC143314457, giving the protein MGSSCCHAESPCDSAEERSGLLKDESKATVPTGETIVVGTCGPEGDNDIRKTPDGANVKVEAKAEAVQVKQSPEVGATEPNNTQENGPLPEVVIQTSKSSPRTGSDPKENSTRVQDEDTKDRPADGGQAELLQCTLNSLQKEDTAADWQVCTAPNAAPEEENPASEQDKVPDSTSLPAEAVCPENHAETNTARERMTLSTDDNDEEEDGSKVPIDSAVAEPSGECSHNNEVLSVPNTQLAAAACQLPSISVVSQEISKESLSCAMTEDPEQESSSACEEAGPGVIKSCDVSESSSGSEPTGLNHSGGEERDSTNYVGEPETTALADAGVSSKSDQDAKPSLECAATSSKEVTSSESVKQDIGEEVMLKGQDKDGDVPKAEENSETEEEAGSAPTEAEAQAGKDGEIQEVTGDEEQLTGSSSAGLKADEISVTEKDGPAEDGLGNSEEDLYRGAEELSASQENKAGPPPALSKVEDRCSLDPAMDILSYSEREWKGNTAKSALIRKGYKEMSQRFGSLRRVRGDNYCALRATLFQVLSHSTQLPAWLQEDDVSMLPKQLEAQEGLISQWTFPGECLQGDGTGDATLQLKGYMELLQNKWRTAVDCSSAAERQRLCERAFWGGEEELGLLEALKLLMLGRAVELHRRMQAGGDVPLFCWLLFARDSSDCPRSFLSNHLSHVGLSAGLEQVEMFLLGYALQCTIQVYRLYKADTEEFVTYYPDDHKDDWPSVCLVTEDDRHYNVPVVEAVEHRELSSS; this is encoded by the exons ATGGGGAGCAGTTGCTGTCACGCTGAGAGTCCCTGTGACAGTGCGGAGGAAAGAAGTGGTTTGCTCAAAGATGAGTCGAAGGCCACGGTGCCCACAGGCGAAACCATTGTGGTGGGCACTTGTGGTCCTGAAGGAGATAATGACATAAG GAAAACGCCTGATGGGGCGAATGTAAAGGTGGAGGCGAAGGCTGAGGCTGTGCAGGTGAAGCAGAGTCCTGAGGTTGGAGCGACAGAACCCAATAACACTCAGGAGAATGGACCCTTGCCAGAGGTGGTCATACAGACATCAAAGTCGTCTCCCAGGACAGGGTCTGACCCCAAAGAAAACTCCACCAGAGTACAAGATGAAGACACGAAGGACCGTCCAGCAGACGGTGGACAAGCTGAACTTCTGCAATGCACTTTAAACTCCCTTCAGAAGGAAGACACCGCAGCTGATTGGCAAGTTTGTACAGCGCCAAATGCGgcaccagaagaagaaaatccagCCTCAGAGCAGGACAAAGTCCCTGATAGCACCTCGCTACCAGCCGAGGCAGTTTGTCCTGAAAACcatgcagagacaaacacagcaagagAGCGCATGACATTGTCCACTGATGATAacgatgaagaagaagatggctCCAAGGTCCCTATAGACAGCGCTGTGGCCGAGCCATCGGGGGAGTGTTCTCACAATAATGAAGTGTTATCTGTGCCAAACACGCAGCTCGCTGCAGCAGCTTGTCAGCTGCCGTCCATCTCTGTGGTCAGTCAGGAGATCAGCAAAGAGTCTCTGAGCTG TGCCATGACTGAGGATCCAGAGCAGGAGAGCTCTTCAGCGTGCGAGGAGGCCGGTCCTGGAGTCATAAAAAGTTGTGATGTCTCTGAGTCTTCTTCTGGATCAGAGCCCACGGGGCTCAACCACAGTGGTGGTGAGGAGCGAGACTCCACCAACTATGTCGGGGAGCCAGAGACCACAGCTCTGGCAGACGCCGGCGTGAG CTCAAAGTCCGATCAGGATGCAAAGCCAAGTCTTGAGTGTGCAGCTACGAGCTCCAAGGAGGTCACCTCCTCAGAGAGCGTCAAACAGGATATTGGGGAGGAAGTTATGTTGAAAGGACAGGACAAAGATGGAGATGTTCCCAAAGCGGAGGAGAACAgcgagacagaggaggaggcggggagcGCTCCCACCGAGGCCGAGGCTCAGGCTGGGAAAGATGGGGAGATCCAGGAGGTCACTGGAGACGAGGAGCAGCTGACGGGGAGCTCATCGGCCGGTTTAAAGGCTGACGAGATATCTGTCACCGAGAAGGACGGCCCTGCTGAAGATGGCCTGGGGAACAG cGAGGAAGACTTGTACAGAGGAGCCGAGGAGCTTTCAGCATCACAGGAAAATAAAGCGGGACCTCCGCCTGCAC TTTCAAAGGTGGAGGACAGATGCAGTTTGGACCCGGCGATGGACATTCTGTCttacagtgagagagagtggaagGGAAACACTGCCAAGAGTGCTCTCATTAGAAAG ggttATAAAGAGATGTCCCAGAGGTTTGGCAGCTTGAGGAGAGTGAGGGGGGACAACTACTGTGCCCTCAGAGCGACGCTGTTCCAGGTGCTCTCCCACAGCACCCAGCTGCCTGCGTGGCTGCAGGAGGACGACGTTTCGATG ctgccGAAGCAACTCGAGGCCCAAGAAGGTCTGATAAGTCAGTGGACATTTCCGGGAGAATGCCTGCAGGGAGATGGGACGGGAGATGCCACCCTGCAGCTAAAAGGCTACATGGAGCTTCTCCAGAATAAG TGGCGGACGGCAGTGGACTGCTCCTCGGCGGCCGAGCGGCAGCGGCTGTGCGAGCGGGCGTTttggggaggagaagaggagctgGGGCTGCTGGAGGCGCTCAAGCTGCTGATGCTGGGCAGAGCGGTGGAGCTGCACCGCCGCATGCAGGCCGGCGGAGACGTCCCGCtcttctgctggctgctgttCGCCCGCGACTCGTCCGACTGCCCGCGCTCCTTCCTCTCCAACCACCTCAGCCACGTGGGCCTCAGCGCCGGGCTGGAGCAG gTGGAGATGTTCCTGCTGGGCTACGCCTTGCAGTGCACCATTCAAGTTTACAGACTGTACAAGGCCGACACGGAGGAGTTCGTCACCTACTACCCGGACGACCATAAGGATGACTGGCCATCTGTGTGCCTCGTCACAGAGGACGATCGCCACTACAATGTGCCAGTTGTAGAAGCTGTGGAACACAGGGAGCTCAGCTCGAGCTGA
- the otulina gene encoding OTU deubiquitinase with linear linkage specificity a — MSWVKAVSHSEEDVFDENADDISLQTKEWTSNMKKRIRDGYVDGVDAGEEASLQVGFNMGFRDGAAQIAPVGRLKGIVSAICCWCQIQHPESPVPASVTDLLQRVSQHEDAVVNGIREALENPPPSVSSVSESMEDLEVKQADPSCCGAACKETDCCKGGEKMDLDLPHQQQKPRSASSSSSEGLNHLVQRCVELVSELGLPQELVSHIQELQSM; from the exons ATGTCTTGGGTCAAAGCGGTTTCGCACAGTGAAGAAGATGTTTTCGACGAGAACGCGGACGACATCAGTTTGCAGACGAAAGAGTGGACATccaacatgaagaagagaatcAGG GACGGGTATGTAGACGGAGTGGATGCTGGGGAGGAGGCCTCGCTTCAGGTCGGGTTCAACATGGGCTTCAGGGACGGAGCAGCTCAGATTGCTCCTGTGGGCCGTCTCAAAGGAATTGTAAG TGCTATATGCTGCTGGTGCCAGATCCAGCATCCGGAAAGTCCCGtcccagcctctgtgactgacCTCCTGCAGCGGGTTTCGCAGCATGAAGACGCGGTCGTGAACGGCATCAGGGAGGCGTTGGAGAATCCCCCTCCCAGCGTGAGTAGCGTCTCGGAGAGCATGGAGGACCTGGAGGTGAAGCAGGCGGATCCGAGCTGCTGTGGAGCGGCGTGTAAAGAAACAGACTGCTgcaagggaggagaaaagatggaCCTAGACCTTCCTCACCAGCAGCAAAAGCCCCGTTCTGCGTCCTCCAGCTCGAGCGAAGGCCTGAATCACCTCGTGCAGCGCTGTGTGGAGCTGGTGTCAGAGCTCGGACTGCCACAGGAGCTCGTCAGTCACAtacaggagctgcagagcatgTAG